Genomic DNA from Deltaproteobacteria bacterium:
TATTAAGGGCACTTCATTTAACCCATATCATGGCCCGAACGGGACAGGGGTAAAATTTAGCCCAACAGAGCCCCCGTATCTCGCAGTCTTAAGCCACGGAAGTTCAGGCTACGCCCGTTCTGTTCTGTTAATTTTTGATCCCAAAGGGAATCTTGTCTGGCAGGAAGAACTAAAAAAACTATCAACCATTATTGCTGTGCCAGACGAGGACGGTTTAAGCGAGGTGCTCTTGGTTGGCGGTATGGATGGAGTCATTGAGTACAGACTGTCCAAACAGGCATCGCTTAACAAGACAATTCAGGCGACGGGAAGAAGCGCGGCGGCGCTGAAGCGGTAAAGCTATTGGCCTGTGCCTGATTTCTGTCGTTAACCCAAGATAAAAGAAGATCGGAAATATAAGAATGAGAACTGGCTCACACCAAAAAGCACATTCCACAATATCGTCAGTAGTTCTTGTCATAGCGTTGCTATTGGTTACAGGGTGTTCTCTTGTCCAACATTCTATAGCGGTGTTGAGATCAACGGACCATTTTATTCCGAGTGGAAATGATAACAGAGTTCTATTTGAACCAGGTGCCGAGGGTTATGCCGAAAAAGTTGCTTCCTTTCTTCCTTCAGCGATTCAGCAAGTAGAGGAAAAGCAATATCGTCATTTTGTCGAACCAGTCCGTGTGTACGTTTGTGGATCAAGGGAAAGCTTCAAGAAGTATTACGGCGCTGATGTACCTTCAGGGGTGTTGACAAAACTGTTTCTATCTCCTCGTATATTTGAATATGGTGATGAAATTGCGAAAAAGTATCTGACGCATGAACTGTCACATTTGCATTTACATCAGCAACTTGGTGTTTACAAGATGAGTAAACTACCTATGTGGTTCAAGGAAGGATTGGCAACTTATGTTTCAAATGGTGGAGGTGCTAATTTAATATCACAGAAACAAGCCATTGAGTTTATACGATCGGGGAAATATTTTGTTCCAAACAAAGCGGATGGGTTCATTTTCAAAAAAACACCCAGCGATTTTGGTCTTGAACCGCATATGTTTTATCGCCAAAGCATGATGTTTATAAGTTATTTGGCGGCAATAAACGAGCTTGGATTTCAAAAGCTTCTCTTGTCCGTCGAAAGTGGTGAATGTTTTTCCACTGTGCTTCAATCAGCATATAATGAAAAACTTGAAGAATTGTGGGATGGATTCTTGCGAGGAGTTAACAAGGAGGGCTAACAAGATCAATCCAGCCGATCGCTACGCTCCGGCTGATTTTTTCGTTGAGCCTGTAGGAAAAGGGTAATAAAGAAGGTAAAATGATTGTAAATAGGGGCATTTTATTGTAATGTTGCGACAACATTGGCGTTGGTAACCGCTTAACCATTCACCGAGGTGTTGCATGGCACGTTACAAACCCTATTCATACGGACAAGGTAAGTTCATCCCCATCCATTTCGAGAAACAAATCCTCCCGGGCACCTTTGAATACTCCCTGAATCATCTCATCGACCACGAGCTTGATCTTACCTTTTTTGACGAACGCTATAAGAACGAAGAAACCGGTGCACCCGCCTATGACCCGCGCATTTTGCTGAAGATTGTTCTTTTTGCGTACTCCCGGGGAATCGTTTCCAGCAGAAGGATTGCCCAGGCGTGTGAGGAGAACATTATTTTCATGGCCTTGAGCGCCGATACGAGGCCGCATTTTACCACCATCGCCGATTTGATCAGGATACTACAACCCCCGAATATACCCCTCGGCTCCTCTGGCTCACCTTTCCGTTATGAATTTTAAATAAACACTGGAGTAATTTTAATATGAACATGAACAGAAAATTGGTAAAGAAAATTAATATGAGTGAAGAAGTAGACGATGGACATGTTCAAGCGGAAAAAAATGAATTAATCTCAATGATTTGGGAAATTACGAAGGATAATTGGGCATTTGTGAGAGGGCAAGATGTTAAACGAAGATTACAAAGAGATGTTGCAACTATTGTTAGAAGAACACGTTGATTTCATGATTGTCGGTGCATATGCTTTAGGAACTCATGGATATCCGAGAGCTACCGGGGATATCGATATTTGGGTAAAACCAAATAATATAAATTCAAAAAAATTATACAAAGCATTAGCACGATTCGGCGCTCCTCTTGATCAAATTCGGATCGATGAATTTTCAACTGAAGGAATTATTTTCCAGATCGGTGTGATTCCTCGTAGAATTGACATCATCACGAAGATTGATGGGGTTACATATGAAGAAGCTGATGAAGATAAAATTATTGTTGAAATTGAAGGTTTAAAAATACCCGTTATATCTTTAGAAAAGCTCATCAGAAATAAAATGGCGACAGGAAGAGAAAAGGATGAACTTGATATAAAAACATTAACAAAAAAGAAAAATTCATAACCTCTCACTGGTACGGACGCAAAACAGCCGCGCCACACAGTTCGGGCGTTGGCCTGAAAATATTTCTTGACCATTTTTCTCACAATGGCTATACTTCGTATATACATTGGGAGGTAGTCACATGCTTGCAAAAATTCAAAAATGGGGAAATAGCCAGGGACTTCGTCTTACCAAAAATCTTCTTGCGGATGCACAGCTTGGTATCGGTGATGAGGTGGATATCAGCGTAAAAGACGGCATTATGATTGTCACACCAGCTCAAAAAATACGAGGGCGGCACAAGCTTAGGGATCTTGTAGCGCGTATTCCTGAGAGCTACCAAACCAGCGAAGTTGAATGGGGCGAGCCGGTGGGCAAGGAGGCTTGGTAAATGCCTGCCTATATCCCCAGACAAGGGGACATCATTGCGATCACGTTTGATCCACAATCAGGTCATGAACAGAGAGGGCGGCGCCCAGCTTTTGTTGTTAGCAAGGACCTGTTCAACCAAGGCACTGGTTTGGCTATAGTGTGTCCAATTACAAATACAGAGCGTAGTTTCCCCTTTCACATACCTATTCCAAAAAACAGTAAGCTTAAGGGCTTCATAATGGTCGAGCAAGTCAAATCTGTCGACTTTCGATCTCGCCGCGCAAAACGTATCGAACACGGTAGTGATGAGTTGCTGTCAGAAGTGCTTTCCATTCTGGATGCCTGCATCTATTAATCGGCCAACGTGGCACTTCACCCGACAGCGAGGGCCTTTCGGCCCTCGCTGCAGGTGAGCTTTTCGTTAGGCCGGTGAACTGCTGAACGCCGCAAGGCATTATTTCCAGGGTGGGACAAGAAACGCAATAACAAGAATTTGATAGGAACTTCCTTGCCTCTTTTAGTAGCGACTGCAAAGAATGGTTTCATTCGTCACCAACACGTCATGGGTTAGACTACCGATGAGAGGACGATGTAATATCCAGGGGGAATCGATATCCGGCCTTCTCATAGAGATCCCGTATCCTGATCAAGTCTTCAATTTTGTCTTCACCCGGAATAATTTCGGCCAGCCAGCGGGCCTTTTTATTTTCATTATCCATATACCAGCATATGATGGAAACATTAGCGGCCCTGGCGATATGCCAGAATCCGGTTTTGATGGTCGGCACCTTTTTACGAGTTCCCTCAGGCACGATTGCCAGAAGAAACTCATTTCTTGTGTTGAAAAGTTCCACCATTTGTTCCACAACACCCTGGGACGCACCACGATTGACCGGAATCCCGCCGAGGGGTTTGAGAAAAAGAGACATGGGCCAGAAAAACCATTCTTTTTTTACCATGATATGGCCAGTTCTTTTGATGATCCGAAAGGCCGTGAAGGCCCTTACGGCATCCATGTTGGAGGTATGGGGAAAACCGATAATCACGTGCTTGCTGGAAAAATAGGACGGGAGCGGCTCTAAGCGCCAGCCCATCAAAAAATAGAGGAACCGTCCCACAAGACTCATCATTTGTTTCACATGAGATTCCTCTGACTTCATTTCCCCGTGATTCGGGTGTAACGGGTCCAGCTTGTGCTGTTCCAGGCAGGGTCTACGGTGGGGATTTTCCTGTCATCATAGGGAGCGAGACCGCATTTTCTGGCAAAGTAGCGGTGGAAGGCAATACATCCCGTCAATTCGGGATGAAAAACGGTGACCAGCACGTCGGGGCTTTCCGCGGCGGCAATGTAGTTATCCATGTGAAGCAGCACGTTCACCCCTTCGCCCGCTCTTAAGATCCTGGGCGCCCTGATAAAGGTGAGAGGGATGGGCTGTGGCGAGACCTGGGGAATACAAGCTTCGGACACAAAACTGTCAAGCTGGCTCCCGAAGCTGTTTCGCTCTATATCAATATCGATAAGGCCGAGATAGGCAGGCTCGCCGACAATGGCGCTCGCCAGGAGAATCGCCCCGGCGCATGTTCCCCAGATTTTCATTCCCCGCCGGAATTCGCTCAGAATGACCTCTTCGATACCGAAGATACGTATCAGGCGGGAAAGGCATGTGCTTTCACCGCCGGGGATAATCAGGCCGGCAAGATCCCGAAAATCAGCAGGTTCTTTAACCGCCACGCCGTTAATGCCTAAACGCTCCAGATGATCGAGGTGTTCAACGACTCCTCCTTGCAGATTAAGGACGCCGATCATTTACAATTACCATCCCCGCCCCGCTAAGAGCTGCCCCTCAGGGATTGCGGATATTTCAAGCCCCGGCATTGCCTCCCCGAGGCCCATGGAGGCCTCCAACACCTTGGCCGGGTCATTGTAGTACGCCGTTGCCTTCACGATCGCGCGGGCGCGCACTGCCGGATTTTCCGATTTGAAGATTCCGGAGCCCACAAAAATTCCATCACACCCTAACTGCATCATCAAAGCCGCATCGGCAGGGGTTGCGATTCCGCCTGCGGCAAAATTAACCACCGGCAGACGACCCAGCTCCCGCACCTGGACGGCAAGTTCATAGGGCAAGCCGTTTGCCTTGGCGAAACCGGTAACTTCCTCCAGGGGCATGCCCGCGAGCTGCCGGATTTCACGGTTTATCGTGCGGATGTGGCGGACTGCCTCGACGACATTACCTGTTCCGGCTTCGCCCTTGGTGCGGATCATGGCGGCGCCTTCTACTATGCGACGCAGGGCTTCTCCGAGATTGCGGGCGCCGCAGACGAAGGGGATGGAAAATTGTGTCTTGTCAATGTGACATTCTTCATCGGCGGGGGTTAATACCTCACTCTCGTCGATATAGTCGATTTTCAGCGCTTCCAATATCTGGGCCTCGACAAAATGACCGATCCTTGCCTTGGCCATCACAGGTATTGATACGGCCTTTTTAATCGCCAGTATCATAGCAGGATCAGACATCCTGGCGACACCGCCCTGTGTGCGAATATCTGCCGGAACCCGTTCCAGGGCCATTACGGCAACTGCCCCCGCTTCCTCGGCTAGCTTCGCCTGTTCTACGTTGGTCACGTCCATGATGACGCCGCCTTTTAACATTTGCGCCAACTGAACATTCAGTTCGTATCTTTTTCTGTCCACTTTATTTTGCCTCCCTGACCGGTTAGTAATCTTTGCCGGTTTTTTATCTATGAGTGTTTTTAAAAAGTTTTCAAATTACTATAGTATCATCCGGGAGAATAATCAAGGGGGATGAATTGGATTTAACCATCACCAGGTCATTCTCGTTTTTACGTCATGTTCTTGTAAGTACGTCTTAATTTCCGTAATCGTGTAGGTTCTATAGTGAACCATTGATGCAATCAGAGCGGCATCGGCCTTTCCACGCGTAA
This window encodes:
- a CDS encoding transposase, whose translation is MARYKPYSYGQGKFIPIHFEKQILPGTFEYSLNHLIDHELDLTFFDERYKNEETGAPAYDPRILLKIVLFAYSRGIVSSRRIAQACEENIIFMALSADTRPHFTTIADLIRILQPPNIPLGSSGSPFRYEF
- a CDS encoding nucleotidyltransferase; this encodes MLNEDYKEMLQLLLEEHVDFMIVGAYALGTHGYPRATGDIDIWVKPNNINSKKLYKALARFGAPLDQIRIDEFSTEGIIFQIGVIPRRIDIITKIDGVTYEEADEDKIIVEIEGLKIPVISLEKLIRNKMATGREKDELDIKTLTKKKNS
- a CDS encoding AbrB/MazE/SpoVT family DNA-binding domain-containing protein, coding for MLAKIQKWGNSQGLRLTKNLLADAQLGIGDEVDISVKDGIMIVTPAQKIRGRHKLRDLVARIPESYQTSEVEWGEPVGKEAW
- a CDS encoding type II toxin-antitoxin system PemK/MazF family toxin — translated: MPAYIPRQGDIIAITFDPQSGHEQRGRRPAFVVSKDLFNQGTGLAIVCPITNTERSFPFHIPIPKNSKLKGFIMVEQVKSVDFRSRRAKRIEHGSDELLSEVLSILDACIY
- a CDS encoding 1-acyl-sn-glycerol-3-phosphate acyltransferase, with translation MMSLVGRFLYFLMGWRLEPLPSYFSSKHVIIGFPHTSNMDAVRAFTAFRIIKRTGHIMVKKEWFFWPMSLFLKPLGGIPVNRGASQGVVEQMVELFNTRNEFLLAIVPEGTRKKVPTIKTGFWHIARAANVSIICWYMDNENKKARWLAEIIPGEDKIEDLIRIRDLYEKAGYRFPLDITSSSHR
- the pdxT gene encoding pyridoxal 5'-phosphate synthase glutaminase subunit PdxT, which gives rise to MIGVLNLQGGVVEHLDHLERLGINGVAVKEPADFRDLAGLIIPGGESTCLSRLIRIFGIEEVILSEFRRGMKIWGTCAGAILLASAIVGEPAYLGLIDIDIERNSFGSQLDSFVSEACIPQVSPQPIPLTFIRAPRILRAGEGVNVLLHMDNYIAAAESPDVLVTVFHPELTGCIAFHRYFARKCGLAPYDDRKIPTVDPAWNSTSWTRYTRITGK
- the pdxS gene encoding pyridoxal 5'-phosphate synthase lyase subunit PdxS, whose product is MDRKRYELNVQLAQMLKGGVIMDVTNVEQAKLAEEAGAVAVMALERVPADIRTQGGVARMSDPAMILAIKKAVSIPVMAKARIGHFVEAQILEALKIDYIDESEVLTPADEECHIDKTQFSIPFVCGARNLGEALRRIVEGAAMIRTKGEAGTGNVVEAVRHIRTINREIRQLAGMPLEEVTGFAKANGLPYELAVQVRELGRLPVVNFAAGGIATPADAALMMQLGCDGIFVGSGIFKSENPAVRARAIVKATAYYNDPAKVLEASMGLGEAMPGLEISAIPEGQLLAGRGW